In a single window of the Bactrocera dorsalis isolate Fly_Bdor chromosome 2, ASM2337382v1, whole genome shotgun sequence genome:
- the LOC105226597 gene encoding uncharacterized protein LOC105226597, which yields MKRFFTVRITMQQQLCLLHLSFCAALVGVIRNCRSDFVTLRRQSHWTMADFNATPTNSRKLLNSEIREWNRFTDIANHYQLRFKPLRLMPRLLENKVSHKPTSTKSNVTDGEAAVVGTDAEQAADAELLNNPFSNTRVPHIRPHATSTVRSPIRPSALVPIPAASSSLMPLTIANIAQATDAVNSIMRPPQIGFTRPQLLFHGAPFKLNLLQQKHTTKKTKSKGFLSLFEVIKFENTKCSVAMDEIDIRVRALEGICYHEFECKSLGGIPTEPCAEGVGVCCVFLTGCGDTTKQSVVYFESPNYPNPVREMLICVLIINLRDNVQQLRLDFIQFEINRPTDGDCVEDQFIVSGQNLNFAVPILCGINTGHHIYVDVNNSFERKIYLSFITKLANGDRAFNIKVLQLESDLAPEGCLQFYTENDGEVKSFNYDADGAFVNKAVATYFNNLNYVICLQRSKDMCSVSYNTELNGGEQLDFQITNKDEDEVDLVPDGQAGAGIFNCPDDYIAINQVRLCGERFNDGTVSDDFTQNAPVKDVAAGPIILPVHSDDEYVGRGFHLIYKQELCI from the exons ATGAAACGTTTCTTCACTGTACGAATAACCATGCAACAGCAGCTGTGTCTTCTCCACTTAAGTTTTTGCGCCGCCTTAGTGGGTGTGATAAGAAATTGCCGAAGTGATTTTGTTACTTTGCGACGGCAAAGTCATTGGACGATGGCAGATTTCAACGCTACACCGACAAATAGTCGCAAATTGTTAAATAGTGAGATAAGAGAATGGAACCGCTTTACCGATATTGCCAACCATTATCAACTACGTTTTAAACCTTTGCGTCTAATGCCACGTTTGCTTGAGAATAAAGTGTCACACAAGCCGACGTCAACGAAATCCAACGTTACGGATGGGGAAGCTGCAGTTGTAGGAACAGATGCCGAGCAAGCCGCAGATGCGGAGCTGTTGAACAACCCTTTCTCAAATACTCGCGTTCCGCATATACGACCGCATGCCACAAGCACAGTGAGATCGCCGATTAGACCTTCAGCTTTGGTCCCAATACCAGCCGCGAGCTCCAGTCTGATGCCATTGACCATAGCGAATATAGCACAAGCAACCGATGCCGTGAACTCTATCATGAGACCACCACAAATTGGATTTACAAGGCCGCAGTTACTCTTTCATGGCGCACCGTTCAAACTTAATTTGTTGCAGCAAAAGCATACGACCAAAAAGACAAAGAGCAAGGGATTTCTCAGCCTCTTCGAGGTTATAAAATTCGAGAATACCAAATGCTCGGTGGCTATGGATGAGATTGATATACGAGTGCGTGCTTTAGAGGGTATTTGTTATCACGAGTTCGAATGTAAAAGCTTAGGTGGCATTCCGACCGAACCATGCGCGGAGGGTGTGGGAGTGTgttgcgtgt ttttgacCGGTTGCGGCGATACGACCAAACAGTCGGTAGTCTACTTTGAAAGCCCAAACTATCCGAATCCAGTACGCGAAATGTTAATTTGTGTGTTGATCATAAATTTACGTGATAATGTGCAGCAATTGCGTTTGGATTTTATTCAGTTTGAG ATTAATCGCCCTACCGATGGGGACTGCGTGGAGGATCAATTCATTGTCTCTGGTCAGAACCTAAATTTTGCTGTGCCCATTCTATGCGGCATTAACACCGGCCATCATA tttatGTCGATGTCAACAATTCATTCGAGAGGAAAATTTATCTGTCCTTTATTACTAAACTGGCCAATGGAGATCGTGCCTTCAACATAAAAGTATTACAG CTGGAGAGCGATTTGGCCCCTGAGGGTTGTTTGCAGTTTTACACAGAAAACGATGGCGAAGTGAAGTCATTCAATTATGATGCCGACGGCGCTTTTGTCAACAAGGCGGTCGCAACATATTTC aaTAATCTAAATTATGTAATTTGTCTACAACGATCCAAGGACATGTGTTCGGTTAGTTACAACACCGAGCTAAATGGTGGCGAACAACTCGACTTTCAAATCACTAACAAAGACGAAG ACGAAGTGGACTTGGTGCCGGATGGTCAGGCGGGTGCTGGTATTTTTAATTGTCCGGACGATTATATCGCCATCAATCAAGTGCGGCTCTGCGGCGAGCGCTTCAACGATGGCACCGTTTCGGACGACTTCACTCAAAATGCACCGGTTAAGGACGTCGCAGCGGGACCAATTATATTACCAGTGCACAGCGATGACGAGTATGTGGGTCGCGGCTTTCACCTAATCTACAAACAGGAGTTATGCATTTGA